One window from the genome of Vicugna pacos chromosome 21, VicPac4, whole genome shotgun sequence encodes:
- the S100A10 gene encoding protein S100-A10: MPSQMEHAMETMMFTFHKFAGDKGYLTKEDLRVLMEKEFPGFLENQKDPLAVDKIMKDLDQCRDGKVGFQSFFSLIAGLTIACNDYFVVHMKQKGKK; the protein is encoded by the exons ATGCCATCTCAAATGGAACACGCCATGGAAACCATGATGTTCACGTTTCACAAATTTGCTGGGGATAAAGGCTACTTAACAAAGGAGGACCTGCGAGTACTCATGGAAAAGGAGTTCCCTGGATTTTTGGAA aatcaaaAAGACCCCCTGGCCGTGGACAAGATAATGAAGGACCTGGACCAGTGCCGGGACGGCAAAGTGGGCTTCCAGAGCTTCTTCTCGCTGATCGCCGGGCTCACCATTGCGTGCAATGACTACTTTGTGGTGCACATGAAGCAGAAGGGAAAGAAGTAG